Proteins from a genomic interval of Gemmatimonadota bacterium:
- a CDS encoding cyclase family protein — protein MKAFLVLALFGLSACDAAPGSSDFSPVFDGTGGHWVDLTHSFSESTIYWPTDTAGFQLEEQSYGVVEGGWFYASYAFSSVEHGGTHLDAPIHFAEGRLTTDQIPLTGLIGPAAVVDVSERATPDYLLTVDDLTAWEDEHGMLPDGGILLVRTGWSARWTDRTAYLGTDIVGPEAVPELHFPGIGGEAASWLVANRGIVAVGIDTPSIDYGQSSDFQTHVILYAENIAGFENVANLEALPETGSFVVALPMKIEGGSGGPLRIVAFVPRGGS, from the coding sequence ATGAAGGCGTTCCTGGTCCTCGCTCTGTTTGGGCTTTCCGCGTGTGACGCCGCACCGGGCTCCTCCGACTTTTCTCCGGTCTTCGATGGCACCGGCGGCCACTGGGTCGACCTCACGCACTCGTTTTCCGAGTCGACGATCTATTGGCCGACCGATACCGCCGGGTTCCAGCTCGAGGAGCAGTCGTACGGTGTCGTAGAGGGTGGCTGGTTCTATGCCTCGTATGCGTTCTCATCCGTGGAGCACGGGGGCACGCATCTCGACGCGCCGATCCACTTTGCGGAGGGACGGCTCACCACGGACCAGATTCCGCTGACCGGGTTGATCGGGCCGGCTGCGGTCGTGGACGTGTCGGAGCGCGCGACGCCGGACTACCTGCTCACGGTCGATGATCTGACCGCGTGGGAGGACGAGCACGGAATGTTGCCAGACGGAGGCATACTGCTCGTGCGCACAGGCTGGAGCGCTCGTTGGACCGACCGGACCGCGTACCTCGGGACCGACATCGTCGGTCCCGAAGCGGTACCGGAGTTGCACTTTCCAGGCATTGGTGGGGAGGCGGCCAGCTGGTTGGTTGCCAATCGGGGGATCGTCGCGGTCGGAATCGACACGCCGAGCATCGACTACGGCCAGTCTTCTGACTTCCAGACGCACGTGATCCTGTACGCCGAGAACATCGCCGGCTTCGAGAACGTCGCGAACCTGGAAGCGCTGCCTGAGACGGGAAGCTTCGTCGTCGCACTCCCCATGAAGATCGAGGGCGGCAGCGGGGGTCCGCTCCGCATCGTCGCATTCGTTCCCAGGGGGGGATCATGA
- a CDS encoding dienelactone hydrolase family protein: MKKTLILTALFAFACGGSEDAQTDDTGSQASADASPSGWVEITYGERTLHAYVAQPEGEGPHPAMIVIHQNRGSSDWVGTVADRVAEAGYIALAPDLLSGMAPGGGNTADFADSDAARTGIGALEQDQVTADLNAAADYLAGLPNSSGSVSVSGFCWGGRQTFAFAANRPDLEAAYVFYGTGPGDADAYANIGADVYGFYGGEDNRVNSTIEASTEALSAAGKMYDPVIYDGAGHGFMSRGETAEEGDANRAAMEAAWDRWNALLTQHRR; this comes from the coding sequence ATGAAGAAGACGCTCATCCTCACCGCGCTCTTCGCGTTCGCGTGTGGCGGATCCGAAGATGCTCAGACCGACGACACCGGGTCCCAAGCCAGCGCCGACGCTTCACCGAGCGGTTGGGTCGAGATCACCTACGGTGAGCGAACGCTGCACGCGTACGTCGCCCAACCCGAAGGCGAAGGCCCGCACCCGGCGATGATCGTGATTCACCAAAACCGGGGTTCCAGCGACTGGGTCGGGACCGTAGCGGATCGTGTCGCCGAGGCCGGTTATATCGCGCTCGCTCCCGACCTGCTCTCCGGGATGGCCCCCGGTGGCGGCAACACCGCCGACTTCGCGGACTCGGACGCGGCACGCACCGGCATCGGCGCTCTCGAGCAGGATCAGGTGACCGCGGACTTGAACGCTGCTGCCGACTACCTCGCTGGGCTGCCCAACAGCTCCGGTAGCGTCTCGGTCAGCGGCTTCTGTTGGGGTGGACGCCAGACATTCGCGTTCGCCGCCAACCGTCCGGACCTGGAAGCCGCGTACGTATTCTACGGTACGGGTCCGGGAGACGCTGACGCGTACGCGAACATCGGCGCAGACGTCTACGGCTTTTACGGCGGCGAAGACAACCGCGTGAACTCCACGATCGAGGCGTCCACGGAGGCACTGAGCGCGGCCGGCAAGATGTACGACCCCGTCATCTACGACGGGGCGGGCCACGGCTTCATGTCACGTGGAGAAACCGCCGAAGAAGGCGACGCAAACCGAGCAGCGATGGAAGCGGCGTGGGACCGTTGGAACGCCCTGTTGACGCAGCACCGGAGGTAG
- a CDS encoding DUF86 domain-containing protein — translation MDSHEIPWSKMVGMRNRLIHAYM, via the coding sequence CTGGACAGCCATGAGATTCCATGGTCGAAGATGGTGGGCATGCGGAACCGCCTCATCCACGCCTACATGTAG
- a CDS encoding nucleotidyltransferase family protein, translating to MVRFDENRLAAICMAHDVSRLRVFGSAARGEDRSNSDIDLLVDFGRPKDFFDLIELEERLAELFGRPVDLLTEAGLSQD from the coding sequence ATGGTCCGATTCGACGAGAATCGACTAGCTGCCATCTGTATGGCGCACGATGTCTCGAGGCTGAGAGTTTTTGGGTCCGCAGCCCGGGGAGAGGACCGGTCTAATTCCGACATCGACCTTCTTGTCGACTTTGGTCGACCGAAGGATTTCTTCGATCTGATCGAATTAGAGGAGCGCCTTGCCGAGCTGTTTGGACGGCCCGTTGACCTACTGACTGAAGCCGGACTAAGCCAGGACTAA
- a CDS encoding Fic family protein, which produces MSDRAGNLVQQQAGPDGFSAFMPTPLPPNPPVLLEGELARLHETAAFALGRLDGASAQLDPERLLYMYVRKEAVLTSQIEGTQSTLSDLLEYENASAPGTPVDDVREVSRYVDALFYAIDKIKTGTLPLSLRLLKQAHSRLMSAGRGSTRAPGEFRRTQNWVGGTRPGNAIYVPPPPHEVMPALDNLERYLHDEFGSTPVLLKAGIAHAQFETIHPFLDGNGRIGRLLISLMLVVDGALAHPYFYISLYFKKHRSDYYDALHRVRTQGDWEGWLRFFLIGVEAVADEATQTAEALSNLFVSDRAKVESLGRAAPSALKVYDLMRRRILISAARAGEESGLTWPTVQAALKRLQELGIAHEVSGRRRNRLYQYTSQLQLLNRDADVGDPGRQAQ; this is translated from the coding sequence ATGTCAGACCGAGCTGGAAACCTCGTTCAACAACAAGCAGGTCCTGACGGGTTCTCAGCGTTCATGCCAACGCCCCTTCCACCCAACCCACCGGTTCTCCTCGAGGGTGAATTAGCCCGGCTCCACGAAACCGCCGCCTTCGCCCTCGGAAGACTTGATGGAGCCTCGGCTCAGCTCGATCCGGAACGGCTGCTCTACATGTACGTCCGAAAAGAGGCCGTCCTAACGAGCCAGATCGAAGGAACGCAGTCTACGCTCTCGGATCTGCTAGAGTACGAGAACGCATCCGCCCCGGGTACCCCGGTCGACGATGTCCGGGAAGTATCGCGATACGTCGATGCATTGTTCTACGCCATCGATAAGATAAAGACCGGTACGCTACCTCTCTCCCTCAGGCTCCTGAAACAAGCACACAGCCGACTCATGTCAGCTGGCCGGGGGAGCACCCGTGCACCAGGAGAGTTTCGACGGACTCAGAATTGGGTTGGAGGAACCCGGCCCGGGAACGCGATCTACGTTCCGCCGCCACCCCACGAGGTCATGCCGGCCCTAGACAATCTCGAGCGGTATCTGCACGACGAGTTCGGGTCCACGCCCGTGTTGCTCAAAGCTGGCATCGCCCACGCCCAGTTTGAGACCATCCATCCCTTCCTCGACGGCAACGGTCGCATTGGGCGGCTGCTGATAAGTCTCATGCTCGTCGTGGACGGTGCGCTAGCCCATCCCTACTTCTACATCAGCCTGTACTTCAAGAAGCATCGGTCCGACTACTACGATGCGCTTCATCGAGTACGTACCCAAGGTGATTGGGAAGGGTGGTTGAGGTTCTTCCTCATCGGCGTGGAGGCCGTAGCGGACGAGGCTACCCAGACCGCAGAGGCGCTCTCCAACCTTTTCGTCTCGGACCGGGCTAAGGTGGAGAGCCTGGGTCGGGCCGCGCCGTCCGCGCTGAAGGTGTACGACCTCATGCGACGACGCATCCTCATCTCGGCAGCCCGGGCTGGTGAGGAGTCGGGACTGACGTGGCCCACTGTCCAGGCGGCTTTGAAACGCCTCCAAGAGCTCGGCATCGCTCACGAGGTGAGTGGCAGGAGGCGCAACCGTCTTTATCAATACACGAGTCAGCTCCAACTCCTCAACCGGGATGCCGACGTAGGGGATCCGGGCAGACAAGCCCAATGA